A genomic segment from Pistricoccus aurantiacus encodes:
- a CDS encoding helix-turn-helix domain-containing protein, whose product MKTRRVTLSPKASLSLRLFAGLIEEGRLRKGWTRDEFAERVGVGVVTIRQVAKGSPRVAIGTYFEAATLVGVSLFTDDLDTLKREKTTQRERLTLLPKRVSRQPQEPIDDDF is encoded by the coding sequence ATGAAAACGAGACGCGTCACCCTAAGTCCTAAAGCGTCCCTGTCGCTGCGCCTGTTCGCCGGGCTAATCGAAGAGGGGAGGCTACGCAAAGGGTGGACCCGCGACGAGTTCGCCGAGCGGGTTGGCGTCGGCGTGGTCACGATACGTCAGGTCGCCAAGGGCTCTCCCCGAGTGGCCATCGGGACTTACTTCGAAGCCGCAACGCTGGTTGGTGTGTCGCTGTTCACCGATGACCTGGACACACTGAAGCGAGAAAAGACGACCCAGCGGGAGCGGCTGACGCTGCTCCCTAAGCGCGTTAGTCGTCAGCCCCAAGAGCCTATTGATGATGACTTCTAG
- a CDS encoding type II toxin-antitoxin system HipA family toxin has translation MMTSSRRAYVWIWLPGQTSPVVAGLVERDDQDRYRFTYGRRYLARHDAISLFPDELPLQPGSQEQADGTLPSCLRDASPGAWGRRVIINRLTGQKGEAADGVDFNELVYLLESGSGRIGALDFQQSSTDYWPRESQAATLDELQEASAYVEAGEPLPPALDQAIQHGSSIGGARPKAILDDRDRKLVAKFSSSNDLYSVVKAEFVAMRLARQAGLDVAPVEMARSLGKDVLLVERFDREKATEGWGRHIVLSALTLLGLDEMMARYASYEDLAHRIRAEFDQPGQTLRELLGRIVFNVLCGNTDDHARNHAAFWDGVSYRLTPAYDICPQSRTGGEATQAMLLHDRERRSQLVHCLAAAERLGLRHAQAREIINHQIATIHDHWGDVCDEADLSPVDRELLWGRQFLNPFALEGYTKA, from the coding sequence ATGATGACTTCTAGTCGACGTGCCTACGTCTGGATCTGGCTTCCCGGACAGACATCCCCTGTGGTCGCCGGTCTCGTCGAGCGCGATGATCAGGACCGCTATCGCTTTACCTATGGTCGTCGCTACCTCGCGCGCCATGATGCGATCAGCCTCTTCCCAGACGAGCTTCCCCTTCAGCCCGGAAGCCAGGAGCAGGCCGACGGTACACTGCCCTCCTGCCTGCGCGACGCCTCCCCCGGTGCGTGGGGGCGTCGCGTCATCATCAACCGGCTGACAGGGCAGAAAGGCGAAGCGGCTGATGGTGTCGACTTCAACGAGCTGGTCTACCTACTGGAATCCGGATCGGGCAGGATCGGTGCGTTGGATTTCCAGCAATCGTCCACCGACTACTGGCCGCGAGAGAGCCAGGCCGCAACCCTGGATGAATTGCAGGAAGCCTCAGCGTATGTGGAGGCAGGAGAACCGCTGCCTCCGGCCCTGGACCAGGCCATTCAGCACGGCAGCAGTATCGGCGGCGCCCGCCCTAAGGCCATACTGGACGACCGGGATCGCAAGCTGGTGGCAAAGTTTTCTTCCAGTAACGATCTCTACAGCGTGGTGAAAGCAGAGTTCGTTGCCATGCGGCTTGCCAGGCAGGCGGGGCTCGATGTCGCTCCCGTCGAGATGGCTCGCTCCCTAGGCAAGGATGTCCTGTTGGTGGAGCGCTTCGACAGAGAGAAGGCGACTGAGGGCTGGGGTAGGCACATTGTGCTCTCGGCCCTCACTCTACTCGGTCTGGACGAGATGATGGCCCGCTATGCCAGTTATGAGGATCTCGCCCATCGGATCCGAGCCGAGTTCGACCAGCCAGGGCAAACGCTGCGCGAGCTGCTCGGCCGTATCGTCTTCAACGTGCTCTGCGGCAATACCGACGACCATGCACGCAACCATGCTGCCTTCTGGGATGGCGTGAGCTATCGACTGACGCCGGCCTACGACATCTGTCCGCAGTCACGTACCGGTGGCGAAGCCACTCAGGCGATGCTACTGCATGACCGGGAACGCCGCAGTCAGCTCGTCCACTGCCTGGCAGCCGCGGAGCGGCTCGGGCTGCGCCATGCTCAGGCCCGTGAGATCATCAATCACCAGATCGCGACCATCCATGATCATTGGGGTGATGTATGTGACGAGGCTGACCTTAGCCCGGTCGACCGCGAACTCCTTTGGGGCAGGCAGTTTCTGAATCCGTTTGCGTTGGAGGGCTATACCAAAGCATGA
- the tnpA gene encoding IS200/IS605 family transposase — protein MTKTTLKAQNHCIYSIKYHLVMVTKYRRNVINAAILERLTGLISERIMAWEGELIEINGEPDHVHILFELPPKFAVSDFVNALKTGTSRRIRKEFSTHLRPFYGKPVFWSRSYCVVTCEGAPLSVIKQYIDNQRGA, from the coding sequence ATGACCAAAACAACCTTGAAAGCACAGAATCACTGCATTTACAGCATAAAATACCATTTAGTTATGGTGACCAAGTATCGACGAAACGTCATTAATGCCGCGATCCTGGAACGCCTGACCGGACTCATCAGCGAGCGGATCATGGCCTGGGAAGGTGAGTTGATCGAGATAAACGGCGAACCGGATCATGTGCATATCCTGTTTGAGTTGCCACCAAAATTCGCCGTGTCCGACTTTGTGAACGCGCTCAAGACCGGCACCAGCCGACGAATCCGCAAGGAATTCTCGACGCATCTTCGCCCGTTTTATGGGAAACCGGTGTTCTGGTCTCGCTCTTACTGCGTGGTCACCTGCGAAGGCGCTCCGTTGTCGGTGATCAAGCAGTATATCGACAATCAGCGCGGGGCTTGA
- a CDS encoding helix-turn-helix domain-containing protein gives MVTNYISGMTLRKYTYKLYPKPKQQSALLECLRLHQQLYNAALQERIEAYRKCGKTISYNDQQASLTRIREALPEYKALPCTLVSIRFLFLC, from the coding sequence ATGGTAACCAATTATATTTCAGGCATGACATTACGCAAGTACACCTACAAGCTTTATCCCAAACCCAAGCAGCAATCCGCGCTGCTTGAGTGCTTGCGTCTGCATCAACAGCTTTATAATGCCGCGCTCCAGGAACGCATCGAGGCGTACCGAAAGTGCGGTAAAACTATTTCTTATAATGACCAGCAAGCCAGCCTGACGCGGATCAGAGAGGCGCTGCCTGAGTACAAAGCGCTGCCTTGTACCTTGGTTTCTATCCGCTTTTTGTTCCTCTGCTAG
- a CDS encoding papain-like cysteine protease family protein codes for MDLTGKLTSRRIRDFSGFLVTADYLDILMAATEEAAAITAPGRSAANAAADGSFTLTVPDADGRSGPISVSAFGPDGVLAGQTELPADSNGNNVRLAVAVATPVLVEPSDDVTLGAQPKYIGRVIDTAGRAAPAGLIVVLWAHAPNANKAAPISVATTAENGYFYGPWPPDPYAEAFAVVTGGAPASIPLSGNHLPRRIMVVLPELPAPPAKAEDCECPETPPRMPNLNELGENPQSFAADIGRCVDFTIPNRSVEEVVYQAVVRTTQPALNPPAPPKKPPIPPFLIDRLVKLAQLRPQAVVLDTETQPGVTTAPTALLARSTLTTGVGTRTGGAVMGSAFERAAALTPGIDLNGIWQGARAPDRSVLDSVLEARARNGTPVELETSVVADLVRENRPLSPLRVLNAEHVSVVRRVRNAADRLTEAGAGRFDLSDTKQVDWEDSPERYQATTIVHGHLLSIKQVWRADGYSMGDLLYSLPLAPGQQKLVSVLDWDREEVAARRAARELREQVNAQLARDRDISDIIRSSLSESLDARSHADVRAGGGALGGFIGPFVFGAAGGVSSAGSTASQTSGRSVTGLALNHVRDRTQQAASAVRAQRTTVVQTARQSESVRAQTEVIANYNHCHAVTVEYFEVLRHLQVTQELAHVQECLFVPFSISPFNADKALRWRTPLMAQLRQPDLTGAFDAVDRVRDNWEHADYPLARYADERLTYLDTEFRMRISLPRPADDEDDLFVAANWKPYEDESLLGPNSAQAVWERFLGGLRPEDRDAIWEARIAPAVAQRLVEKLAMRLIRAGSSFENLIVDPTLVSQYRNDRPLLVSLRIAPPLPNMTRADVARVEIRFDGVTTLPAGAALRVDSATMSYRTDHYNGHLFRNRRVLNDLSLRNTGQDTVQIATPLTVAEKRNPREHDRRYSERLLSHLNEHVEYYHRAIWMAMDPNRRFLLLDGFIAPDAGGRSVASVVENRVIGIVGNSLVMPVAPGQRLDPTYEFAEATPEDLRHLYAIEAAPPMRISIPTSGVFAEAVMGKCNSCEVIDDTRFWHWEDAPIPDRPTAIGAVSLASRRQAPPGVAPDEFPQGIVRMQAIPEAPAPTGLAAAMQALGANNIFKDITGVVLNQQNAAQALKSSIKVGQEFAQRASALAQQKFLDRAMDRDLAAIKKARDQKLIDKEGAQKLTEDLFRRAIGEKQPTQESPTKKPAVKNAIDRAVKSKEGSVRVTRPDGSVELQTRNRIGGAAIDVAIDPPISPIKQLSNMVCWAAGGAMMRGWQVRQSQTTEAFLDGLGGDWRTRYDNNQGLSPADFRAFMAAVGLTETPSQSFTPQGLARLLTAGPVLTIGDDGVRNNKVVHVRIVTQMKGDGTPTGTQVIAADSAVGAEVPLDFVTFARNLEAPEPVMTRLGVFQF; via the coding sequence ATGGACTTGACCGGAAAACTCACCAGCCGACGCATTCGCGACTTCAGCGGATTCTTGGTCACCGCCGATTATCTGGATATTCTGATGGCAGCGACGGAAGAGGCAGCGGCAATCACCGCGCCAGGGCGCAGCGCCGCCAATGCCGCAGCCGACGGCAGCTTCACCTTGACCGTACCCGATGCGGACGGGCGCAGCGGGCCGATCTCGGTGAGCGCTTTCGGCCCCGATGGGGTGCTCGCCGGCCAGACCGAGCTGCCTGCCGACAGCAACGGTAACAACGTGCGTCTTGCGGTGGCGGTAGCCACGCCGGTGCTGGTGGAGCCGAGCGACGATGTCACCCTTGGCGCCCAACCCAAGTACATCGGCCGGGTAATCGATACCGCCGGCCGCGCCGCGCCGGCCGGGTTGATCGTCGTATTGTGGGCGCACGCGCCCAATGCCAACAAAGCCGCGCCCATCAGCGTCGCCACCACCGCCGAGAACGGTTATTTTTATGGGCCGTGGCCGCCGGATCCGTACGCCGAGGCGTTCGCGGTGGTGACCGGCGGCGCACCGGCGTCCATCCCCTTGAGCGGCAATCACCTGCCGCGCCGGATCATGGTGGTGCTGCCGGAGCTGCCGGCGCCGCCCGCCAAAGCAGAGGACTGCGAATGTCCGGAGACGCCGCCGCGCATGCCGAACTTGAACGAGCTCGGCGAAAACCCGCAGTCCTTCGCCGCCGACATAGGCCGCTGCGTGGACTTTACCATCCCGAACCGCTCGGTGGAGGAAGTGGTGTATCAGGCGGTGGTACGCACCACCCAGCCGGCGCTCAATCCCCCGGCCCCGCCGAAGAAGCCGCCGATCCCGCCGTTTTTGATCGATCGGCTGGTAAAACTGGCGCAGCTACGCCCGCAGGCGGTAGTACTCGACACCGAAACCCAACCGGGCGTGACCACCGCGCCTACTGCCTTGCTCGCCCGGTCAACGCTGACGACCGGCGTCGGCACGCGTACGGGCGGCGCAGTGATGGGCTCGGCGTTCGAACGCGCCGCGGCACTAACCCCGGGCATCGACTTGAACGGCATTTGGCAAGGCGCCAGGGCGCCGGATCGCAGCGTGCTCGACAGCGTACTGGAAGCCCGTGCCCGCAACGGCACCCCGGTGGAGCTGGAGACCTCGGTGGTCGCCGATCTGGTGCGCGAGAACCGGCCCTTGTCGCCGTTGCGGGTGCTCAACGCGGAGCATGTGAGCGTCGTGCGCCGGGTGCGCAACGCCGCCGATCGCCTGACCGAAGCGGGCGCCGGACGCTTCGACTTGAGCGATACAAAGCAAGTCGACTGGGAAGACAGCCCCGAGCGCTACCAGGCCACCACCATCGTCCACGGCCATTTGCTGAGCATCAAGCAGGTGTGGCGCGCCGACGGTTATTCCATGGGCGACCTGCTCTACTCCTTGCCGCTGGCGCCCGGTCAGCAGAAGCTAGTGTCGGTGCTGGACTGGGACCGCGAGGAGGTCGCCGCGCGGCGCGCGGCGCGGGAGCTGCGTGAACAAGTCAATGCGCAATTGGCCCGCGACCGCGACATTAGCGACATCATTCGCTCATCGCTGTCGGAATCCCTCGACGCGCGCTCCCATGCCGATGTGCGCGCCGGCGGCGGCGCCCTGGGCGGCTTCATCGGTCCGTTCGTGTTCGGCGCCGCGGGCGGCGTATCGTCCGCGGGCTCCACTGCGTCTCAGACCTCGGGCCGTTCGGTCACCGGCCTGGCGCTCAACCATGTGCGCGATCGCACCCAGCAGGCGGCGAGCGCCGTGCGGGCGCAGCGCACCACGGTCGTGCAAACCGCGCGCCAGAGCGAATCGGTGCGCGCCCAGACCGAGGTCATCGCTAACTACAACCACTGCCATGCGGTCACCGTGGAGTACTTCGAGGTGCTGCGCCACTTGCAGGTGACTCAGGAACTGGCCCATGTGCAGGAATGCCTGTTCGTGCCGTTTTCTATTTCGCCGTTCAACGCCGACAAGGCGCTGCGTTGGCGCACACCGCTGATGGCGCAGCTACGGCAACCGGATCTGACTGGCGCCTTCGACGCCGTGGACCGGGTGCGCGACAACTGGGAGCACGCCGATTATCCCCTGGCTCGGTACGCCGACGAACGCCTCACCTATCTCGATACCGAGTTTCGCATGCGCATCTCCTTACCGCGCCCGGCAGACGACGAAGACGATTTGTTCGTCGCCGCCAATTGGAAGCCCTACGAAGACGAGTCGCTGCTTGGCCCCAATAGCGCACAAGCCGTTTGGGAACGTTTTTTGGGTGGCTTGCGTCCCGAAGATCGGGATGCGATCTGGGAAGCGCGCATCGCGCCGGCGGTCGCTCAGCGTCTGGTGGAAAAGCTCGCCATGCGTCTGATCCGCGCCGGGAGCTCGTTCGAGAACCTGATCGTCGATCCGACCCTGGTGAGCCAGTATCGCAACGACCGGCCGCTGCTGGTGAGCCTGCGCATCGCCCCGCCTTTGCCGAACATGACCCGCGCTGATGTGGCACGGGTGGAGATCCGCTTCGACGGCGTCACCACCCTGCCCGCAGGCGCGGCATTGCGGGTGGACTCGGCCACCATGAGCTATCGCACCGATCACTACAACGGCCACTTGTTCCGGAACCGGCGCGTGCTCAATGATCTGAGCCTGCGCAACACCGGCCAGGACACGGTGCAGATCGCCACGCCGCTCACCGTCGCTGAAAAGCGCAATCCGCGCGAACACGACCGGCGTTATTCGGAACGGTTGCTGAGCCACTTGAACGAGCATGTGGAGTACTACCACCGCGCCATCTGGATGGCGATGGACCCCAATCGCCGGTTCCTGCTGCTGGATGGTTTCATCGCCCCCGATGCCGGCGGACGCAGTGTCGCCTCCGTGGTGGAGAACCGGGTGATCGGCATTGTCGGCAACTCGCTGGTGATGCCGGTGGCGCCGGGTCAGCGGCTCGATCCCACCTATGAGTTCGCCGAGGCGACGCCGGAGGATCTGCGGCATCTCTATGCCATCGAGGCGGCGCCCCCCATGCGCATCAGCATCCCCACCTCCGGTGTGTTCGCCGAAGCGGTGATGGGCAAGTGCAACAGCTGCGAAGTGATCGACGATACCCGCTTCTGGCATTGGGAGGATGCGCCGATACCCGATCGGCCCACCGCCATTGGCGCAGTGTCGCTGGCTAGCCGCCGCCAGGCGCCGCCAGGTGTGGCGCCGGACGAGTTCCCGCAGGGCATCGTACGCATGCAGGCGATTCCCGAAGCGCCGGCACCCACGGGCCTCGCCGCGGCGATGCAGGCGCTCGGCGCCAACAACATCTTCAAGGACATCACCGGTGTAGTGCTCAATCAGCAAAACGCGGCGCAAGCGCTCAAGTCCTCGATCAAGGTCGGCCAGGAGTTCGCGCAACGGGCCTCAGCCCTGGCCCAGCAGAAGTTTCTCGACCGTGCCATGGACCGCGACCTAGCGGCGATCAAGAAAGCTCGCGACCAGAAGTTGATCGACAAGGAAGGCGCGCAGAAGCTGACCGAGGATCTGTTCCGCCGCGCCATCGGTGAGAAGCAGCCAACGCAGGAAAGCCCGACCAAGAAGCCGGCGGTGAAAAACGCCATCGACCGTGCCGTCAAGTCCAAGGAGGGCTCGGTGCGGGTGACGCGTCCAGACGGCTCGGTGGAACTGCAGACTCGCAATCGCATCGGCGGCGCGGCCATCGATGTAGCTATCGATCCGCCCATCTCGCCCATCAAACAGCTCAGCAACATGGTGTGCTGGGCGGCTGGCGGCGCCATGATGCGCGGCTGGCAAGTGCGCCAATCGCAGACGACGGAAGCCTTCCTCGACGGTCTCGGTGGCGACTGGCGCACGCGCTACGACAACAACCAAGGCTTGAGCCCTGCGGACTTTCGCGCTTTCATGGCCGCCGTCGGCCTCACGGAGACACCGTCCCAGAGCTTCACGCCCCAAGGCCTGGCGCGGCTCCTCACCGCCGGTCCGGTACTCACCATTGGCGACGACGGGGTGCGCAACAACAAGGTGGTTCATGTGCGCATCGTCACGCAAATGAAAGGTGATGGCACGCCCACCGGCACGCAAGTCATCGCCGCCGATTCGGCCGTCGGGGCCGAAGTACCGCTCGATTTCGTTACATTCGCTCGCAACCTTGAAGCACCGGAACCCGTGATGACGAGACTCGGCGTGTTTCAGTTTTGA
- a CDS encoding helix-turn-helix domain-containing protein: MFIEAEIRALAANASLEALNRVVLHGIALAQLGEFVQAKRFLRRAARAFGSKDIVARSRCIVAESEIALVSRNLGQPVESLEKAIATFEKHGDWTNAAHARYLKAQCLLLIGHLDEAEWTLADIDSTPLPPVLRVTHELMVAEIAIRRLRARTARTSLAWAMRAAHESGIPALSAVVENASRALDTPAARLIAQGKERLLLLEEVEALLASDTLVVDACQHIVRSEDMRVSLQRRPVLFSLACALGEAWPGDVNRDALVARAFRARLADDSYRARLRVEVGRLRTALRPLADVCATRRGFALAPRHESEIVVVLGPLIEEQHASILALLADGEAWPSSALALALGTSQRTVQRALDALAAAGKVQSVGRGRARRWMTPAVPGFTTTLLLPRAIARRVG; the protein is encoded by the coding sequence ATGTTTATCGAAGCCGAAATACGAGCGCTCGCAGCGAATGCCTCACTCGAGGCATTGAACCGGGTCGTCCTGCACGGTATTGCGTTGGCGCAGCTGGGCGAGTTCGTTCAAGCGAAGAGGTTTCTGCGACGTGCGGCGCGTGCCTTCGGCTCGAAAGATATCGTAGCTCGCTCGAGGTGCATCGTCGCCGAATCGGAGATTGCGCTCGTCTCACGCAATCTCGGCCAGCCCGTGGAGTCACTCGAGAAAGCGATAGCGACTTTCGAAAAGCACGGTGATTGGACGAATGCTGCCCATGCACGCTATCTAAAAGCCCAGTGCCTATTGCTGATCGGACACTTGGACGAGGCCGAATGGACGCTCGCTGATATCGACTCCACGCCTTTGCCACCCGTGCTGAGGGTCACCCATGAGCTGATGGTCGCAGAAATCGCCATACGCCGCCTACGGGCGAGGACAGCACGTACCTCGCTTGCTTGGGCAATGCGGGCCGCGCACGAGTCCGGCATTCCTGCACTATCAGCAGTGGTCGAGAATGCCTCTCGAGCCCTAGATACCCCCGCGGCGCGCCTGATAGCACAGGGCAAGGAGCGCCTTCTGCTGCTAGAGGAGGTTGAGGCGCTGCTAGCGTCGGACACGCTCGTCGTGGACGCATGCCAGCATATCGTGCGTAGCGAAGACATGAGGGTCTCGCTCCAAAGGCGTCCGGTGTTGTTCTCACTCGCTTGCGCGCTGGGCGAAGCGTGGCCCGGGGACGTGAATAGAGATGCTCTTGTGGCGCGGGCATTCCGAGCGCGGCTTGCCGATGACTCCTATCGTGCGCGATTACGGGTCGAGGTTGGGCGACTGCGCACGGCACTTCGTCCTCTCGCCGATGTATGTGCAACAAGGCGCGGTTTTGCTCTGGCACCACGCCATGAAAGTGAGATTGTCGTTGTATTGGGGCCGCTCATCGAAGAACAGCATGCATCGATACTCGCTTTGCTTGCCGACGGCGAGGCGTGGCCGAGTTCGGCTCTAGCGCTAGCACTTGGCACTAGTCAGCGCACTGTACAGCGCGCCCTCGACGCGCTTGCGGCGGCAGGCAAGGTGCAGTCGGTCGGTCGTGGACGAGCGCGGCGTTGGATGACGCCAGCCGTGCCGGGATTCACGACAACATTGTTACTCCCCCGCGCCATTGCCAGGCGAGTAGGATAG
- the glgA gene encoding glycogen synthase GlgA: protein MSRATLTGLARPEANTAMLADGSDEIAESLLVDMLKVSSISRKHSSREPSSRGHDILFVTPEIADLVKVGGLGDVASSLPRALAAHHDVRLLMPAYREVLQSGHSIEIVDHLPAHAELPACDLGQLIFDDGLIIYLVICPELYEREGNPYCDELGVGWSDNDIRFARLGLAAAEIVSGNTALDWQPSILHLHDWATALAAGYLHWRGDDTPVIFTIHNLAHQGLCELSRASALGIPEQALNSEELEYYGQLSFMKAGLVYASHITTVSATYAREITTPEFGCGLEGLLALKAEQGLLTGIPNGIDDSWDPRTDSHLARAFAMNDWRGKRANADHVRKMFGLALCNGPLFAVVSRLVHQKGLDLTIGVAESIVRAGGQIVFIGRGEQGIERALCNLAARFPGAIGVNIGFDESDARCMYAGSDFLLMPSRFEPCGLSQLYAQRFGSLPIAHRTGGLVDTIEDGVSGFLFDEMTLCSYMEAIRRALMVFRATDLFYAMRRAAMVNRFTWRHSIEPYNQLYQTLLQQKATTRHDIALPDSLRRVAFHDDITATQEPGNSYPSEEKRVGAGAYG, encoded by the coding sequence ATGAGCCGCGCAACGTTAACCGGTCTTGCCCGTCCTGAAGCCAATACGGCCATGCTTGCCGATGGCAGCGATGAGATCGCGGAAAGTTTGCTCGTCGATATGCTGAAAGTGTCTTCGATCTCCAGAAAACATTCTTCTCGAGAGCCTTCTTCCAGAGGGCATGACATTCTATTCGTGACTCCGGAAATCGCCGATCTGGTCAAGGTTGGCGGCCTGGGGGACGTGGCCTCCTCGCTCCCCAGAGCCCTTGCGGCTCATCACGATGTACGGCTGTTGATGCCAGCTTATCGTGAGGTATTACAGTCCGGGCATTCCATCGAAATCGTCGATCATCTCCCTGCCCATGCGGAACTGCCTGCCTGTGACCTGGGACAGCTGATTTTCGATGATGGTCTGATCATTTACCTGGTGATCTGCCCGGAGCTCTACGAGCGAGAGGGAAACCCTTATTGCGATGAGCTGGGCGTCGGCTGGTCGGACAACGACATTCGCTTTGCACGACTGGGCCTTGCCGCGGCGGAAATCGTCTCCGGCAATACCGCTCTCGACTGGCAGCCATCGATACTGCATCTGCACGACTGGGCTACCGCCCTGGCGGCGGGCTACCTGCATTGGCGAGGCGACGACACCCCGGTCATCTTCACCATTCACAATCTGGCCCATCAAGGGCTTTGCGAGCTGTCTCGCGCCAGTGCCCTGGGAATTCCCGAGCAGGCGTTGAACAGCGAAGAACTCGAGTATTACGGTCAGCTTTCCTTCATGAAAGCAGGATTGGTATACGCCTCGCATATCACGACCGTCAGCGCGACTTATGCCCGGGAGATCACCACGCCGGAATTCGGCTGTGGGCTAGAAGGCTTGTTGGCGCTCAAGGCCGAGCAGGGACTGCTGACCGGCATACCCAACGGCATCGACGACAGCTGGGATCCGCGCACGGATAGCCATCTGGCCAGGGCTTTCGCCATGAACGATTGGCGAGGCAAGCGCGCCAACGCGGACCATGTCAGAAAGATGTTCGGCCTGGCGCTTTGTAACGGCCCTCTATTTGCAGTGGTATCTCGGCTGGTGCATCAGAAGGGGCTGGACCTGACCATCGGCGTGGCGGAATCGATTGTTCGCGCCGGCGGGCAGATCGTCTTTATCGGACGGGGAGAGCAGGGAATCGAGCGGGCGCTGTGCAATCTGGCGGCGCGTTTTCCCGGCGCCATCGGCGTCAATATCGGCTTCGATGAAAGCGATGCCCGCTGCATGTATGCGGGCAGCGATTTCCTGCTGATGCCATCGCGTTTCGAACCCTGCGGCCTGAGTCAACTATATGCCCAGCGCTTCGGCTCCCTGCCGATCGCCCATCGCACCGGTGGCCTGGTGGACACCATAGAGGATGGAGTGAGCGGTTTCCTCTTCGACGAGATGACGCTTTGCAGTTACATGGAAGCCATTCGCCGAGCGCTGATGGTATTTCGCGCCACGGATCTTTTCTACGCCATGCGTCGCGCCGCCATGGTCAATCGCTTTACCTGGCGCCATTCCATCGAGCCTTATAATCAGCTTTATCAAACGTTGCTGCAGCAAAAAGCCACGACTCGGCATGACATTGCTCTGCCGGATTCGCTGCGCCGGGTAGCCTTTCACGATGACATTACCGCAACGCAAGAGCCAGGCAACAGCTACCCAAGTGAAGAAAAAAGGGTGGGAGCCGGCGCCTATGGCTAA
- a CDS encoding alpha amylase C-terminal domain-containing protein, translating to MAKPESIETSPLIEETAQPTRDDDEYASEGLTKYRWHDDLWLRQREQVVAGESPLAIYRLEPLDWLASWQGIGKEKISAWQSLDWKALGIRLIPHMADLGFTHLELTRSRASRASKQDAVNEDTVDATVFANFIDTCHEGGLGVIVEIRVLQEILSNVPSEQKTGAAAPDSALSDNDRLASLLDAIRRYHLDGVSLADDTDEAGGLALMSGLAQTAPDVLLIVDASLYSSLYKRLPTVSRLLVHNAGWNRVMLEFLSEPPDSRHRRYPALIDSFSHACDAPYLLPLTNPGARHPWLARIPGDRWQRFATLRAATCLMWTYPGKKLLGMGTEFGQDRPRQADQSLDWTLLDDGFHAGMLRLVADLNRLYGDESALHGCDGEPSTVEWVVNDDTTNNVVAFLRHGAEGTAPLLVVANFTPRVQRDYRLGVPNMGAWYEVINSDSVFYGGSNVGNGQAVMARMTASHGYPASLDLTLPPLGTLLLKQGDWPA from the coding sequence ATGGCTAAGCCGGAATCGATAGAAACATCGCCTCTCATCGAAGAGACAGCTCAGCCCACCAGGGATGACGACGAATACGCCAGTGAGGGCCTGACGAAGTATCGTTGGCACGACGATTTATGGCTGCGCCAGCGAGAGCAGGTCGTGGCTGGCGAATCGCCGCTGGCGATCTATCGGCTGGAACCTCTCGATTGGTTGGCAAGCTGGCAAGGCATAGGCAAGGAAAAGATATCAGCTTGGCAATCGCTGGATTGGAAAGCCCTGGGGATTCGCTTGATCCCCCACATGGCGGATCTGGGCTTTACTCACCTGGAGTTGACAAGATCCCGCGCCAGCCGGGCAAGCAAGCAGGATGCTGTCAACGAAGATACTGTCGACGCGACTGTTTTTGCCAATTTCATCGATACCTGTCACGAAGGCGGCCTGGGGGTCATCGTCGAGATTCGGGTTCTGCAGGAAATCCTGTCGAATGTCCCGTCGGAACAGAAAACGGGCGCCGCGGCTCCCGACAGTGCCCTCAGTGATAACGACCGGCTCGCGAGCCTGCTCGACGCCATCCGGCGCTACCATCTCGATGGCGTGAGCCTGGCGGATGATACGGATGAGGCAGGCGGCCTGGCGCTGATGTCGGGACTGGCCCAGACGGCGCCGGACGTCCTGTTGATCGTTGACGCTTCCTTATATTCATCCTTGTACAAGCGGCTTCCGACTGTTTCCCGGCTGCTGGTTCACAACGCTGGCTGGAACCGGGTGATGCTGGAATTCCTGAGCGAGCCCCCGGATTCCCGCCATCGTCGCTATCCTGCCTTGATCGATAGCTTTTCCCATGCCTGCGATGCGCCTTACCTCCTGCCTCTGACCAACCCCGGCGCGCGTCATCCGTGGCTGGCGCGTATTCCCGGTGATCGCTGGCAGCGGTTTGCGACGCTCCGGGCGGCAACCTGCCTGATGTGGACCTATCCCGGCAAGAAGCTTCTCGGCATGGGCACGGAATTCGGCCAGGACCGACCTCGACAGGCGGATCAGAGCCTGGACTGGACCCTGCTCGACGACGGTTTTCATGCGGGAATGCTGCGGCTGGTGGCGGATCTCAACCGGCTATATGGCGACGAGTCGGCCCTGCACGGCTGCGATGGCGAGCCAAGCACCGTCGAGTGGGTCGTCAATGATGATACCACCAACAATGTGGTCGCCTTTCTGCGCCATGGCGCAGAAGGTACCGCGCCGCTGCTGGTGGTCGCCAATTTCACGCCTCGGGTGCAGCGAGATTACCGCCTGGGGGTACCGAACATGGGCGCCTGGTATGAAGTGATCAACAGCGACAGTGTCTTCTACGGCGGTTCCAACGTGGGCAACGGCCAGGCGGTAATGGCGCGGATGACCGCAAGCCACGGCTATCCCGCTTCGCTGGATCTGACCCTGCCGCCGCTGGGCACACTACTACTGAAACAAGGAGATTGGCCGGCATGA